A section of the Spirosoma pollinicola genome encodes:
- a CDS encoding zinc-dependent alcohol dehydrogenase, producing the protein MKQLIQNLNTGETVLDDVLTPQVRPGHVLIQTRRSLVSLGTERMLVEFGKANLLAKVRQQPDKVKQVLAKIQSDGLLATVEAVRRKLNQPLPLGYCNVGTVLAVGDGVTDIRIGNRVVSNGPHAEVVCVARNLVALIPDSVSDDEAAFTVVGAIALHSIRLLNASIGETVVVIGLGLIGLLTAELLRITGHRVIGIDIDESRCLLAAERGITSLNLGLGTDPVKAVMALTNEVGADGVIITASARADELLSQTARMSRQKGAVILVGVIDLSMNRADFYEKELTFRISCSYGPGRYDADYEQKGQDYPLAYVRWTANRNFQAVLQFLATGQLQVMPFITERVPWSTIRKSMAT; encoded by the coding sequence ATGAAACAACTTATCCAGAATCTCAACACGGGCGAAACAGTACTCGACGATGTGCTAACGCCACAGGTACGACCAGGGCATGTGCTGATTCAGACCCGGCGGTCGCTGGTGTCGTTGGGAACGGAGCGGATGCTGGTTGAGTTTGGGAAAGCCAATCTACTGGCCAAGGTGCGCCAACAACCTGATAAGGTAAAGCAGGTGCTGGCAAAAATCCAGTCCGACGGGCTACTGGCAACCGTAGAGGCAGTTCGTCGGAAGTTGAACCAGCCGTTGCCGCTCGGCTATTGCAACGTTGGAACGGTGCTGGCGGTGGGTGATGGTGTGACCGATATACGAATCGGTAATCGGGTAGTTTCTAACGGCCCTCATGCCGAGGTCGTTTGTGTAGCCCGCAATCTGGTTGCCCTCATTCCCGATTCGGTAAGCGACGACGAAGCCGCCTTTACCGTTGTGGGAGCCATTGCCCTGCATAGTATTCGACTCCTAAACGCGAGTATTGGCGAAACCGTTGTCGTTATCGGGCTGGGGTTGATTGGGCTGCTCACCGCTGAATTGCTCCGAATTACGGGGCATCGCGTGATCGGCATAGACATTGACGAAAGCAGGTGCCTGTTAGCCGCTGAACGGGGAATAACCAGCCTTAACCTTGGCTTGGGAACAGATCCGGTAAAAGCGGTTATGGCGCTGACCAATGAGGTAGGGGCAGATGGTGTTATCATTACGGCTTCGGCTCGGGCAGATGAATTGCTGTCGCAGACCGCCCGCATGAGTCGCCAAAAGGGAGCCGTTATTCTGGTTGGCGTTATTGATCTGTCGATGAATCGGGCTGATTTTTACGAAAAAGAACTTACGTTTCGGATTTCGTGCTCCTACGGTCCCGGTCGCTATGATGCTGATTATGAACAGAAAGGACAAGATTATCCGCTGGCGTATGTACGCTGGACAGCCAATCGAAATTTTCAGGCAGTCCTTCAGTTTCTGGCTACTGGTCAGTTACAGGTAATGCCGTTTATAACGGAGCGCGTTCCCTGGTCAACTATCAGAAAATCTATGGCGACCTGA
- the wecB gene encoding non-hydrolyzing UDP-N-acetylglucosamine 2-epimerase: protein MKILSVVGARPNFMKVAPLHRAFLNVPGIQSKIVHTGQHYDARLSAVFIQQLDLPQPDYSLNVRAGTPEQQMAEIRQTFAAVIRVEQPDWVLVVGDVTSTLACAQIASKMGVQVAHVEAGLRSGDGQMPEEINRIQTDALADLLFVTEQAGLDNLRREGVANERVHFVGNVMIDSLVQYRRKAAELNTLRLLGLSPRNYVLMTMHRPVNVDTRQGLEKVLKLVKNTAFHKTVVFPLHPRTRASLTRLNLMPPLVSIPNLRLLEPQGYLEFLNLMEHAAIVLTDSGGIQEETTYLNVPCLTFRDTTERPVTIELGTNQLLADLEPETTHQKLLEVLNGRAKVGRIPPLWDGKTAGRIAKILYTTAMHEV, encoded by the coding sequence ATGAAAATTCTGAGCGTTGTTGGGGCTCGGCCGAATTTTATGAAAGTAGCCCCGTTGCATCGGGCTTTTCTGAATGTGCCGGGTATTCAGTCGAAAATTGTCCATACAGGACAGCATTACGACGCTCGGCTGAGTGCGGTCTTTATCCAGCAACTCGACCTACCTCAGCCCGATTATTCCCTGAACGTCCGAGCCGGAACGCCAGAGCAGCAAATGGCCGAGATCAGGCAAACGTTTGCCGCTGTAATTCGTGTCGAACAGCCCGATTGGGTGCTGGTTGTTGGCGATGTAACAAGCACATTGGCATGTGCCCAGATAGCCTCGAAAATGGGCGTTCAGGTGGCGCACGTGGAAGCGGGCCTTCGGTCGGGCGATGGGCAGATGCCCGAAGAAATCAACCGGATTCAGACCGACGCCCTCGCCGATTTGCTGTTCGTAACCGAACAGGCCGGACTGGATAACCTTCGCCGGGAAGGTGTTGCCAACGAGCGGGTTCATTTTGTGGGCAACGTAATGATCGACTCACTGGTGCAGTATCGCCGGAAAGCGGCTGAGTTGAATACACTTCGGTTGCTTGGTCTATCGCCCCGAAATTATGTGCTCATGACCATGCACCGGCCTGTAAATGTGGATACCCGACAGGGGTTGGAAAAAGTCCTGAAATTGGTAAAGAATACCGCTTTCCACAAAACAGTTGTGTTCCCTCTTCATCCTCGTACCCGCGCGAGCCTGACCCGACTCAACCTGATGCCTCCTCTGGTATCCATCCCAAACCTGAGACTATTGGAGCCGCAGGGGTATCTGGAATTTCTGAACCTAATGGAACACGCGGCTATCGTTCTGACCGACTCGGGCGGCATTCAGGAAGAAACAACATATTTAAACGTTCCCTGCCTCACTTTCCGAGACACGACCGAGCGACCTGTAACTATCGAACTGGGTACGAATCAATTACTCGCCGATTTAGAGCCGGAAACCACCCACCAGAAACTACTGGAAGTCCTGAATGGTCGTGCTAAAGTTGGCCGGATACCGCCCTTGTGGGATGGCAAAACCGCCGGTCGAATCGCAAAAATACTGTATACCACAGCGATGCACGAAGTATGA
- a CDS encoding Gfo/Idh/MocA family protein, which yields MDYTRQPLRIKIQKVVRYVRLFGLTRTWVKVQANCHMKRQFSHRQSMPAPAGSTGKHVGILGCGTFAYANVAYYVHKKYGAVIRGVMDTDLKRAISLGQRYRAEYYTTCADDVINDPHIDLVYIVSNHASHAEYAIAAIKQGKAVHIEKPHVVSEDQLVRLCAAIRAYKGRVRIGFNRPESELGLLLKRYVDAQSGPAMLNWFVAGHAIAADHWYFSEQEGGRILGNLCHWIDFTLRLIPEASRFPVQLTPVRSYQSDCDISVSYLFADGSIATITFSAKGHTFEGVREALNVHKGNLLASLTDFKTLRLDITETVIRRRLWVRDHGHKRSVQNSYLMLSEPSKQETIRMIWETGYLMLKTREALETSSVIQVTGLENF from the coding sequence ATGGATTACACCCGCCAACCTTTACGCATCAAAATTCAGAAAGTAGTTCGCTATGTGCGCTTGTTTGGCCTGACCAGAACATGGGTCAAAGTGCAGGCAAACTGCCACATGAAACGGCAGTTTTCGCACAGGCAGTCGATGCCCGCGCCTGCAGGGTCAACCGGTAAACACGTTGGTATTTTGGGCTGCGGTACGTTTGCCTATGCGAATGTGGCCTATTACGTCCACAAAAAATATGGGGCCGTCATCCGGGGCGTTATGGACACCGACTTAAAACGGGCCATTTCGCTCGGTCAGCGGTATCGGGCAGAGTACTATACCACCTGCGCCGACGATGTTATAAACGACCCGCACATCGACCTGGTCTATATTGTCTCCAACCACGCGTCCCACGCTGAATATGCCATTGCTGCCATCAAACAAGGCAAAGCAGTACATATCGAAAAGCCGCACGTGGTGAGTGAAGATCAACTGGTGCGCTTGTGTGCGGCAATACGTGCGTATAAGGGGCGCGTTAGGATAGGATTCAACCGGCCCGAGAGTGAACTTGGGTTGTTGCTAAAACGCTATGTAGATGCTCAATCCGGCCCGGCCATGCTCAACTGGTTTGTAGCAGGGCACGCCATTGCTGCCGATCATTGGTATTTTTCGGAACAAGAGGGCGGCCGAATTCTGGGCAATCTGTGTCATTGGATTGATTTTACACTGCGGTTAATTCCCGAAGCCAGCCGCTTTCCTGTTCAACTAACTCCCGTGCGTTCCTACCAATCGGACTGCGACATTAGCGTCTCCTATTTGTTTGCCGATGGCTCCATCGCGACAATCACCTTTTCGGCGAAGGGGCACACGTTTGAAGGCGTTCGCGAAGCATTGAATGTTCACAAGGGAAATTTACTGGCCAGCCTGACCGATTTCAAAACGCTTCGACTGGACATAACCGAAACTGTAATTCGTCGGCGATTGTGGGTTAGAGATCATGGTCATAAGCGTTCAGTCCAAAATAGTTACTTGATGCTGTCTGAACCGTCAAAGCAGGAGACAATCAGGATGATCTGGGAAACAGGTTACCTGATGCTCAAAACCAGAGAAGCCCTCGAAACGTCCTCGGTCATTCAGGTGACGGGACTGGAGAATTTTTAG
- a CDS encoding glycosyltransferase family 4 protein: MKIALSADWFYPAPVGGAATTIYWLAKTLTTAGHDVTVVATSQDIPSSIPHNRWLVRDCGRVIYTGNPHFYVPLRHIWYGWRAIRQADVVHLNSLFYPASFAWLICCRLLRKPIVWSPHGELSPAALAFRPRLKQFLLTLFRWFNSDVLFHAASAEERNQIRQHFGPDARIGEIRTMMELPMPIVRVARPYLLYIGRMHPIKGIDRLLEALSASTLFRGSEYSLLIAGSDSDKMYAWTLRELVRMLGISAKVSFIGVVQGEQKEQLYADAHLLILPSHAENFGNVVIESLAQGTPVVASTNTPWQILEEEQAGRWVQNEPDLLRQAIESFLTMPPSHYELYRERALQLARRDYDITANPTRWVDFYETARNLSTT; encoded by the coding sequence CGGCCGATTGGTTTTACCCCGCGCCCGTTGGTGGGGCGGCCACTACAATTTACTGGCTGGCAAAGACGCTCACCACCGCCGGGCACGACGTTACGGTGGTGGCTACATCGCAGGACATACCCTCGTCGATACCACATAACCGTTGGCTGGTTCGGGATTGTGGACGAGTGATTTATACCGGAAATCCACATTTCTATGTCCCTCTCAGGCACATATGGTATGGCTGGCGGGCCATTCGGCAGGCCGATGTTGTGCATCTAAACAGCCTCTTCTACCCCGCTTCCTTTGCCTGGCTCATCTGCTGTCGGCTATTGAGAAAGCCCATTGTATGGTCGCCCCACGGTGAATTGAGTCCGGCCGCCCTTGCGTTTCGACCCCGGTTGAAACAGTTTTTATTGACGCTATTCCGGTGGTTTAATTCGGATGTGTTGTTTCATGCTGCCAGCGCAGAGGAACGCAATCAGATTAGACAACATTTTGGGCCGGATGCCCGAATCGGCGAAATCCGAACGATGATGGAATTGCCTATGCCAATAGTTCGGGTAGCCCGACCTTATCTGCTGTATATAGGTCGAATGCACCCAATCAAAGGCATTGATCGGCTTCTGGAAGCCCTCAGTGCATCAACGTTATTTCGCGGAAGTGAGTACTCGCTACTTATTGCCGGGTCGGATTCGGATAAAATGTATGCCTGGACGTTGCGCGAATTGGTACGAATGCTGGGTATTTCGGCAAAAGTGTCGTTTATCGGTGTGGTGCAGGGTGAGCAAAAGGAGCAATTATATGCCGATGCTCATTTGCTGATTTTGCCCTCTCATGCCGAGAATTTTGGCAATGTCGTCATTGAATCGCTGGCGCAGGGAACCCCCGTTGTGGCCTCTACCAACACGCCCTGGCAGATTCTTGAGGAGGAGCAGGCTGGCCGATGGGTTCAGAATGAGCCAGATTTACTTCGTCAGGCTATCGAATCATTTCTGACTATGCCGCCCAGCCACTACGAATTGTATCGAGAGCGGGCTTTGCAGCTGGCTCGCCGGGATTACGATATAACGGCCAACCCGACTCGCTGGGTCGATTTTTATGAAACGGCAAGAAACCTATCTACAACATAA